From the Vicinamibacteria bacterium genome, one window contains:
- the fusA gene encoding elongation factor G, translating into MKVYDAPNIRNIALVGHGGCGKTSLASAMLFDMGAVNRLGRVDDGTAPTDFDPDEIERKISLQTALAWGEWRKTKINLLDAPGYANFLAEAQAALRVADAALVVVDSVAGVEVQTEKVWAYAEEYGIPRLIVVNRMDRDRASYARTLQSLERAFGRGAVPVVIPLGEEKGFVGVTDLLTEKSDVYNDDQSGKFQAVEVPPEFREMEGAQRDRLVEMVAESNEELMEAFFEKGTLPQADLVRGLRQAVLAGRIFPVLPASSLRNVGLQPILDAIVDLLPSPAERGEVEGTDPVRKTETARKPAADAPFSAFVFKTIADPHAGRLSLFRVYSGTLRSDSNVHNASRDASERVGALELLQGKNQTPVPEIQAGDLGAVAKLKETQTGDTLCDKASPINYPPLVFPEPATTFAIEPKTRGDEDKISAALQRLMEEDRVLRLTRDPQTHEMRLSGMGQLHIEVVVGKLRKRYKVEVNLKKPKIPYRETIKAPAEGHGRHKKQTGGHGQFGDCKIRMKPLSRGEDFKFVDDIFGGSIPKNFIPAVEKGIQEARLRGFVAGYPMVDFQVELYDGQYHDVDSSEMSFKIAGSLAFKDAVAKSRPTLLEPIMKVEIAVPEEFAGAVMGDLSSRRGRPQGMEPKGSLQVIRAEVPMSEMLSYDAELTSMTGGRGSYHMEMGHYDEVPGHLQEKIVAAARAERGEVKEEE; encoded by the coding sequence ATGAAGGTCTACGACGCCCCCAACATCCGCAACATAGCGCTCGTCGGTCATGGCGGATGCGGCAAGACCTCGTTGGCCTCAGCCATGCTCTTCGACATGGGGGCGGTGAACCGTTTGGGCCGCGTGGACGACGGAACGGCGCCCACCGACTTCGATCCCGATGAGATCGAGCGCAAGATCAGCCTCCAGACCGCCCTCGCCTGGGGGGAGTGGCGGAAGACCAAGATCAACCTCCTCGACGCGCCCGGATACGCGAACTTCCTGGCCGAGGCGCAGGCGGCGCTGCGGGTGGCGGACGCTGCCCTGGTGGTGGTGGATTCGGTGGCGGGGGTGGAGGTTCAAACGGAGAAGGTCTGGGCTTACGCGGAGGAGTATGGGATCCCCCGCCTGATCGTGGTCAACCGCATGGACCGGGACCGCGCCTCCTATGCCCGGACGCTTCAGTCCCTGGAGCGGGCCTTCGGCCGGGGAGCGGTGCCCGTGGTCATCCCCCTGGGCGAGGAGAAGGGCTTCGTGGGCGTGACCGACCTCCTCACCGAGAAGTCCGACGTGTACAACGACGACCAGAGCGGGAAGTTCCAGGCCGTGGAGGTGCCCCCAGAGTTCCGGGAGATGGAGGGGGCTCAGCGGGACCGACTCGTGGAGATGGTGGCAGAGAGCAACGAGGAACTCATGGAAGCGTTCTTCGAGAAGGGCACCCTGCCCCAAGCCGACCTCGTGCGGGGCCTGCGCCAGGCGGTCCTGGCCGGCCGCATCTTTCCCGTCCTCCCCGCATCCTCACTCCGCAACGTGGGCCTGCAGCCGATCCTGGACGCGATTGTGGACCTCCTGCCCTCCCCCGCGGAGCGGGGTGAGGTCGAGGGTACGGATCCCGTGCGCAAGACGGAGACCGCACGCAAGCCGGCCGCGGATGCGCCCTTTTCCGCGTTCGTGTTCAAGACCATCGCGGATCCCCATGCCGGCCGACTCAGCCTATTCCGTGTCTACTCCGGAACCCTGAGATCCGACAGCAACGTCCACAACGCCTCCCGCGATGCGAGCGAGCGGGTGGGAGCTCTCGAGTTGCTGCAGGGCAAAAACCAGACCCCCGTCCCGGAGATCCAAGCCGGAGACTTGGGGGCGGTGGCCAAGCTCAAGGAGACCCAGACCGGCGACACTCTCTGCGACAAGGCCAGCCCCATCAATTATCCTCCCCTCGTCTTCCCGGAGCCTGCAACCACCTTCGCCATCGAGCCCAAGACCCGGGGGGATGAGGACAAGATCTCGGCCGCCCTCCAGCGGCTCATGGAGGAGGACCGGGTGCTCCGCCTCACCCGCGATCCCCAAACCCACGAGATGCGGCTCTCGGGGATGGGCCAGCTCCATATAGAAGTGGTGGTCGGCAAGCTTCGCAAGCGCTACAAGGTCGAGGTCAACCTCAAGAAGCCCAAGATCCCGTACCGCGAGACAATCAAGGCACCGGCGGAGGGCCACGGCCGCCACAAGAAGCAGACGGGCGGGCACGGGCAGTTCGGGGACTGCAAGATCCGCATGAAGCCCCTCTCCCGGGGCGAGGATTTCAAATTCGTGGACGACATCTTCGGGGGATCGATCCCCAAGAACTTCATCCCCGCGGTGGAGAAGGGCATCCAGGAAGCGCGGCTGCGTGGCTTCGTGGCCGGCTACCCCATGGTGGACTTCCAGGTGGAGCTGTATGACGGCCAGTACCACGACGTGGACTCTTCGGAGATGTCGTTCAAGATCGCTGGCTCCCTCGCCTTCAAGGACGCGGTGGCTAAAAGCCGACCGACGCTCCTGGAGCCCATCATGAAGGTGGAGATCGCGGTCCCCGAGGAGTTCGCGGGAGCGGTGATGGGCGACCTCTCCAGCCGCCGTGGCCGGCCCCAGGGAATGGAGCCCAAGGGAAGCCTCCAGGTCATCCGCGCCGAAGTGCCCATGTCGGAGATGCTTTCCTACGACGCCGAGCTCACGTCGATGACCGGGGGCCGCGGCTCCTACCACATGGAGATGGGACACTACGACGAGGTGCCCGGGCACCTGCAGGAAAAGATCGTGGCCGCAGCCCGGGCGGAGCGGGGAGAGGTAAAGGAGGAGGAATGA
- a CDS encoding TonB family protein: MMRVQPGAVLLWGLLAAAAPAASQDAPVQAGSGGVPIPKRTKTVKPEYPAEAQARGVGGIVILELVIDTAGKVAAVQVIRSVPPFDEAAVTAARQWEYEVIKMNGKPVSVRLTVPISFLVKLPEIKRQAGIPELRQGASPVFPPDAHESASVTAELTLDADGQVADAQVVTGTMPWSAALEQALRTWRFATDGTNAIVSFRVEADFVAGSKGNPPRVDLRLTGLRRSESLPPGQASPPAAPPASAAVPGEVAAAPAAGAAGPLASPAPSPAPVTSGEAGAAAKAAPTAGPSPGPSPAAPAPEPSPVPRPSPAAGSPSTETMTAPPPDTPPGAATPAPVTESGVSAIRDVVLSEGVPDLAKGRRPSPPPLARMAGASDTVEVRFAVNAAGITTVQSVTGPDILKPSAEQTAASWVFRRTSAMRLHLLAVFTYSRDAASAAVRPE, encoded by the coding sequence ATGATGCGTGTCCAGCCAGGAGCGGTCCTCCTCTGGGGTCTCCTCGCCGCCGCCGCTCCGGCCGCCTCCCAGGATGCCCCCGTGCAGGCGGGGAGCGGCGGCGTGCCCATCCCCAAGCGGACCAAGACCGTAAAGCCCGAGTACCCGGCCGAAGCCCAGGCCCGCGGCGTCGGGGGGATCGTGATCCTGGAGCTGGTGATCGACACCGCGGGAAAGGTGGCCGCGGTCCAGGTGATCCGGAGCGTGCCTCCCTTCGATGAGGCGGCGGTCACCGCGGCCCGTCAGTGGGAGTACGAAGTCATCAAAATGAATGGAAAGCCGGTGAGCGTCCGCCTAACCGTCCCCATCAGCTTTCTCGTGAAGCTGCCGGAGATCAAGCGGCAAGCCGGCATCCCTGAGCTGCGGCAGGGGGCAAGTCCGGTCTTCCCCCCCGACGCCCACGAGTCGGCCTCCGTGACCGCCGAGTTGACGCTGGATGCGGATGGCCAAGTGGCCGACGCTCAAGTGGTGACGGGCACCATGCCCTGGTCGGCAGCCCTGGAGCAAGCCCTGCGCACCTGGCGCTTCGCGACCGACGGCACGAACGCCATCGTCTCGTTCCGCGTGGAGGCTGACTTCGTAGCCGGGAGCAAGGGCAACCCACCCCGAGTGGACCTCCGCCTCACCGGCCTCCGCCGCAGCGAGTCACTGCCCCCCGGCCAAGCGTCCCCCCCGGCGGCGCCGCCCGCGAGCGCGGCCGTGCCCGGGGAGGTTGCGGCCGCGCCCGCGGCGGGGGCGGCCGGGCCCCTGGCCAGCCCCGCTCCGAGCCCCGCCCCGGTGACCAGCGGCGAGGCAGGCGCGGCGGCCAAGGCGGCGCCCACGGCCGGACCGAGCCCAGGGCCATCCCCGGCCGCGCCCGCCCCCGAGCCCAGCCCCGTCCCCCGACCGTCTCCCGCGGCCGGTTCCCCGTCCACAGAGACGATGACCGCGCCCCCTCCCGATACGCCTCCCGGGGCCGCCACCCCCGCCCCCGTCACGGAGTCAGGCGTCTCCGCCATCCGGGACGTCGTCTTGTCCGAAGGGGTGCCCGATCTCGCCAAGGGCCGGCGGCCGTCGCCGCCCCCCTTGGCTCGGATGGCGGGGGCCTCGGACACGGTGGAGGTCCGCTTTGCCGTCAATGCCGCCGGGATCACGACCGTGCAGAGCGTGACCGGTCCCGATATCCTGAAGCCGTCGGCGGAGCAGACCGCGGCCTCTTGGGTGTTCCGGCGGACCAGTGCCATGCGCCTGCACCTGTTGGCCGTCTTCACCTACAGCCGGGACGCCGCCTCCGCCGCGGTGCGACCGGAGTAG
- the rplQ gene encoding 50S ribosomal protein L17: protein MRHRVAHRKLGRVTPHRIALLRNMASALFERERIRTTLMKAKELRPYAERLITLAKREDDRLHARRLVSRDIQDPGVVKKLFDSLGARYATRPGGYTRILRLGPRKGDGAEMAILELLGSEYQPKKKDEKGKAKEAAPPKAKGESKPKSDKKAKGKPKEGAAAE, encoded by the coding sequence ATGAGACATCGAGTCGCGCACCGTAAGCTGGGACGGGTCACACCCCACCGGATCGCCCTCCTGCGCAACATGGCATCCGCCCTTTTCGAGCGGGAGCGGATCCGCACCACCCTGATGAAGGCCAAGGAGCTTCGGCCTTACGCGGAGCGCCTGATCACCCTGGCCAAGCGGGAGGACGACCGGCTGCACGCCCGCCGGCTCGTCTCCCGGGACATCCAGGACCCGGGAGTAGTCAAGAAGCTCTTCGACAGCCTAGGCGCTCGCTACGCCACCCGGCCCGGGGGCTACACGCGCATCCTTCGGCTCGGTCCCCGCAAGGGAGACGGGGCGGAGATGGCGATCCTGGAGCTGCTGGGCTCGGAATATCAGCCCAAGAAGAAGGACGAGAAGGGCAAAGCCAAGGAGGCGGCGCCCCCCAAGGCCAAGGGCGAGAGCAAACCCAAGAGCGACAAGAAGGCCAAGGGCAAGCCCAAAGAGGGCGCGGCCGCGGAGTAG
- a CDS encoding DNA-directed RNA polymerase subunit alpha gives MLWKGFQKPKRLEVERESLTDHYGRFFAQPFERGFATTVGNALRRVLLSSIEGAAITAVRVEGVLHEFSPIPGAMEDTTDLILNLKRVPLKMHVEHPKSLILKTSEAGEIRAKHITPDPDVEILDPEAYIATLGQGSTLSVEMRVKQGRGYVSADKNFDEDLSIGWIPVDSVHSPIKKVNYFVDAARVGQATDYEKLTLEVWSNGAVTPRDAVGLAAKLMKDHLTIFINLEEDEEEVEGTPVELSEQDREVWWEKLNKSVDEMELSVRSYNCLKNANIRTIGELVQKTESEMLKTKNFGRKSLNEIKEILAGMGLSLGMRLDNYPQPQQER, from the coding sequence ATGCTGTGGAAAGGGTTCCAGAAGCCGAAGCGCCTCGAGGTCGAGCGGGAGAGCCTGACCGACCATTACGGACGCTTTTTCGCGCAGCCCTTCGAGCGGGGCTTTGCCACCACCGTAGGGAACGCCCTGCGGCGGGTGCTGCTCTCGAGCATCGAAGGGGCGGCCATTACCGCGGTGCGGGTGGAGGGCGTGCTGCACGAGTTCTCCCCCATCCCCGGGGCCATGGAGGACACGACCGACCTCATCCTCAACCTCAAGCGGGTGCCCCTGAAGATGCACGTGGAGCACCCCAAGAGCCTCATTCTCAAGACCTCGGAGGCAGGGGAGATCCGGGCCAAGCACATCACACCCGACCCCGACGTCGAGATCTTGGACCCCGAGGCCTACATCGCGACCCTTGGCCAGGGCTCGACCCTCTCCGTGGAGATGCGGGTCAAGCAGGGCCGGGGCTACGTTTCCGCGGACAAGAATTTTGACGAGGACCTCTCCATCGGCTGGATTCCCGTCGACTCCGTGCATTCGCCGATCAAGAAGGTCAACTACTTCGTGGACGCGGCGCGCGTGGGCCAAGCCACCGATTACGAGAAGCTCACCCTCGAGGTCTGGTCGAACGGTGCCGTCACCCCACGCGACGCCGTGGGCTTGGCCGCCAAGCTGATGAAGGACCACCTGACCATCTTCATCAACCTTGAGGAGGACGAAGAAGAAGTGGAGGGCACGCCGGTGGAGCTCTCCGAGCAGGACCGCGAGGTCTGGTGGGAGAAACTCAACAAGAGCGTGGACGAGATGGAGCTCTCCGTCCGCTCTTACAACTGCCTCAAGAACGCCAACATCCGCACCATCGGGGAGCTGGTTCAGAAGACGGAGAGCGAAATGCTCAAGACCAAGAACTTCGGCCGGAAATCCCTGAACGAGATCAAGGAGATCCTGGCCGGCATGGGGCTCTCCCTGGGCATGAGGCTCGACAACTACCCCCAGCCCCAACAGGAGCGCTAG
- the rpsD gene encoding 30S ribosomal protein S4, protein MARYIGSVCRLCRREGMKLFLKGDRCFTEKCAIEKRNYAPGQHGKGGRVKSKLQGYGLQLREKQKTKRLYGMLEGQFSLTFDRAAQEKGVVGETLLSKLERRLDNVVYRLGFGSSRAQARQLVRHGHVRINEKKLNVPSFQVRVGDVVALAPRAAKNGLVAASVEAVKGRGVPKWLELDAAGMKGKVLSMPARDDVNFPIQEQLIVELYSK, encoded by the coding sequence ATGGCTCGATACATTGGTTCGGTTTGCCGCCTCTGCCGCCGCGAGGGGATGAAGCTGTTCCTGAAGGGCGACCGGTGCTTCACCGAGAAATGCGCGATCGAGAAGCGCAACTACGCTCCCGGCCAGCATGGCAAGGGGGGCCGCGTGAAGAGCAAGTTGCAGGGTTACGGCCTCCAGCTCCGCGAGAAGCAGAAGACCAAGCGCCTTTACGGGATGCTCGAAGGGCAGTTCTCACTCACCTTCGACCGGGCCGCTCAGGAGAAGGGCGTGGTGGGAGAGACCCTGCTCAGCAAGTTGGAGCGGCGGTTGGACAATGTGGTTTACCGGTTGGGCTTCGGGAGCTCGCGGGCCCAGGCCCGGCAGCTCGTGCGCCATGGGCACGTGCGCATCAACGAGAAGAAGCTGAACGTGCCCTCGTTCCAGGTGCGGGTGGGCGACGTGGTGGCCCTAGCCCCGCGGGCGGCCAAGAACGGGCTGGTGGCCGCGTCGGTGGAGGCGGTCAAGGGCCGGGGCGTCCCTAAGTGGTTGGAGTTGGACGCCGCCGGGATGAAGGGGAAGGTCCTGTCGATGCCCGCACGGGACGACGTGAACTTCCCGATCCAGGAGCAGCTCATCGTCGAGCTGTACTCGAAGTAA